A genomic region of Parambassis ranga chromosome 7, fParRan2.1, whole genome shotgun sequence contains the following coding sequences:
- the LOC114438003 gene encoding tumor necrosis factor receptor superfamily member 14-like isoform X1 — MKTLNIPYKMTSRRNPWTAASLLITILQALSSHSLTCPPAEYQIADECCPLCLPGTRVKTHCREYRATSCIACSEGTYMDTPTGRRQCYPCSNCAAGPGLKVRSSCTETSDTVCEPMEGFYCTDSKGKSCATTQKHRSCKPGQYIQEKGTAYKDTECSDCSDGTFSDGTLTSCQPHRQCEAEKLQLIKAGTPSDDAQCGETATNVAVIVELILTAVVLGIVYYISYLDHRYIDHIYIYHISYIS, encoded by the exons ATGAAAACTTTGAACATTCCATATAAAATGACTTCAAGAAGAAATCCTTGGACAGCTGCATCGTTGTTG ATCACCATTTTACAAGCTCTCAGCAGTCACAGCCTCACATGTCCTCCTGCTGAGTATCAGATAGCAGATGAATGCTGTCCCCTGTGTCTTCCAG GGACTCGAGTTAAAACACACTGTAGAGAGTACAGAGCTACTTCATGTATTGCCTGCTCAGAGGGTACCTACATGGACACACCGACTGGACGGAGACAGTGTTACCCCTGTTCAAACTGTGCTGCAG GTCCTGGTCTGAAGGTAAGGAGCTCATGTACAGAAACATCAGACACTGTTTGTGAACCAATGGAGGGATTCTACTGTACTGACTCTAAAGGGAAGAGCTgtgcaacaacacagaaacacagaagctgtAAACCAGGACAGTACATCCAAGAGAAAG gaacagcCTATAAAGACACAGAGtgctctgactgcagtgatGGAACATTTTCAGATGGAACATTAACATCTTGTCAGCCACACAGACA GTGTGAAgcagaaaagctgcagctgatcaaagcAGGAACTCCTTCAGATGATGCTCAATGTGGAGAAACAGCAACAAATGTAGCAGTGATTGTGGAACTCATCCTCACTGCGGTTGTTTTGGGCATTGTGTATTATATCTCATATCTAGATCATAGATATATagatcatatatatatatatcatatatcatatatatcatAG
- the LOC114438003 gene encoding tumor necrosis factor receptor superfamily member 14-like isoform X2 gives MKTLNIPYKMTSRRNPWTAASLLITILQALSSHSLTCPPAEYQIADECCPLCLPGTRVKTHCREYRATSCIACSEGTYMDTPTGRRQCYPCSNCAAGPGLKVRSSCTETSDTVCEPMEGFYCTDSKGKSCATTQKHRSCKPGQYIQEKGTAYKDTECSDCSDGTFSDGTLTSCQPHRQCEAEKLQLIKAGTPSDDAQCGETATNVAVIVELILTAVVLGIVYYNIYIIDVN, from the exons ATGAAAACTTTGAACATTCCATATAAAATGACTTCAAGAAGAAATCCTTGGACAGCTGCATCGTTGTTG ATCACCATTTTACAAGCTCTCAGCAGTCACAGCCTCACATGTCCTCCTGCTGAGTATCAGATAGCAGATGAATGCTGTCCCCTGTGTCTTCCAG GGACTCGAGTTAAAACACACTGTAGAGAGTACAGAGCTACTTCATGTATTGCCTGCTCAGAGGGTACCTACATGGACACACCGACTGGACGGAGACAGTGTTACCCCTGTTCAAACTGTGCTGCAG GTCCTGGTCTGAAGGTAAGGAGCTCATGTACAGAAACATCAGACACTGTTTGTGAACCAATGGAGGGATTCTACTGTACTGACTCTAAAGGGAAGAGCTgtgcaacaacacagaaacacagaagctgtAAACCAGGACAGTACATCCAAGAGAAAG gaacagcCTATAAAGACACAGAGtgctctgactgcagtgatGGAACATTTTCAGATGGAACATTAACATCTTGTCAGCCACACAGACA GTGTGAAgcagaaaagctgcagctgatcaaagcAGGAACTCCTTCAGATGATGCTCAATGTGGAGAAACAGCAACAAATGTAGCAGTGATTGTGGAACTCATCCTCACTGCGGTTGTTTTGGGCATTGTGTATTATA atatatatatcattgaTGTAAATTAA